A section of the Triticum dicoccoides isolate Atlit2015 ecotype Zavitan chromosome 7A, WEW_v2.0, whole genome shotgun sequence genome encodes:
- the LOC119331514 gene encoding cysteine protease 1-like yields the protein MAGGSKAAAAVAVVLAFLLFALASSAAAAAPDMSIVSYNSAHAVRGLERTEAEVRAMYDHWLARHGRSYSALGEYDRRFQAFWDNLRLVDAHNADADAHGFRLGMNRFADLTNDEFRAAYLGAIPSGQGRHAVGERYLHDGAETLPESVDWRTKGAVAPVKNQGQCGSCWAFSAVGAVEGINKIVTGDLVTLSEQELVECARNGQNSGCNGGMMEDAFDFIARNGGIDTEEDYPYTARDGRCDLAKRGRTVVSIDGFESVPENDELSLKKAVAHQPVSVGIEAGGPEFQLYESGVFTSRCGTELDHGVVAVGYGTDNGRDYWSVRNSWGPDWGEGGYIRMERNVTARTGKCGIAMMASYPVKNGPNPSPKPPNPPKPKPVACDRHSKCPAGSTCCCTHGVRKTCFVWGCCPAKGATCCKDGATCCPSDYPVCNAENRTCSKSKNSPYTVEALIRTPAKRSRTTTLDLVFSELDI from the exons ATGGCGGGCGGCAGCAAGGCCGCGGCCGCCGTGGCCGTGGTCTTGGCCTTCCTACTCTTCGCCCTCGCCTCGTCAGCAGCAGCCGCCGCACCCGACATGTCCATCGTCTCGTACAACTCGGCGCACGCCGTCCGTGGGCTGGAGCGGACGGAGGCCGAGGTGCGCGCGATGTACGACCACTGGCTGGCGCGGCACGGCCGCTCGTACAGTGCACTCGGCGAGTACGACCGCCGCTTCCAGGCGTTCTGGGACAACCTCAGGCTCGTCGACGCCCacaacgccgacgccgacgcccacGGGTTCCGCCTCGGGATGAACCGCTTCGCCGACCTCACCAACGACGAGTTCCGCGCGGCCTACCTCGGCGCCATCCCGAGCGGCCAAGGCCGCCACGCCGTCGGCGAGAGGTACCTCCACGACGGCGCCGAGACGCTGCCGGAGTCCGTGGACTGGAGGACAAAGGGCGCCGTGGCGCCCGTGAAGAACCAGGGCCAGTGCGGCAGCTGCTGGGCGTTCTCGGCGGTCGGCGCGGTGGAAGGCATCAACAAGATCGTCACCGGCGACCTGGTGACGCTGTCGGAGCAGGAGCTGGTGGAGTGCGCGAGGAACGGGCAGAACAGCGGGTGCAACGGCGGGATGATGGAGGACGCGTTCGACTTCATCGCCCGGAACGGCGGCATCGACACGGAGGAAGACTACCCCTACACCGCCAGGGACGGCAGGTGCGACCTCGCCAAGAGGGGCCGCACGGTGGTGTCCATCGACGGCTTCGAGTCCGTGCCCGAGAATGACGAGCTGTCGCTGAAGAAGGCGGTGGCGCACCAGCCCGTGAGCGTGGGCATCGAGGCCGGCGGCCCCGAGTTCCAGCTGTACGAGTCGGGGGTGTTCACCAGCAGGTGCGGCACGGAGCTGGACCACGGCGTGGTGGCGGTGGGGTACGGGACCGACAATGGCAGGGACTACTGGAGCGTGCGCAACTCATGGGGCCCGGACTGGGGCGAGGGCGGCTACATCCGGATGGAGCGCAACGTCACCGCGCGCACCGGCAAGTGCGGCATCGCCATGATGGCGTCCTACCCCGTCAAGAACGGGCCCAACCCGTCACCCAAGCCGCCAAACCCGCCGAAGCCGAAGCCGGTGGCCTGCGACCGCCACAGCAAGTGCCCGGCGGGGAGCACCTGCTGCTGCACCCACGGCGTCAGGAAGACGTGCTTCGTCTGGGGGTGCTGCCCTGCCAAGGGCGCCACCTGCTGCAAGGACGGCGCCACCTGCTGCCCGTCCGACTACCCTGTCTGCAACGCCGAGAACCGCACTTGCTCCAAG AGCAAGAACAGCCCGTACACCGTGGAGGCGCTCATCCGTACTCCGGCCAAGCGAAGCAGGACAACGACGCTTGATTTAGTGTTCTCCGAATTGGACATCTAG